One part of the Acidobacteriota bacterium genome encodes these proteins:
- a CDS encoding type I 3-dehydroquinate dehydratase, whose translation MGSSTPSDRAVLVATLASRGAVETLRQGAACDADPSADGLADFIEVRGDLVGDLSPADLPGDRFLYTLRSRTEGGRGETVPRERRERLAAALAAGYELVDLEGERDLTPETLEAIPADRRLISWHGRARDLADLKQRFAALAETPARFYKLIPEVKRPVQALWSLQLLASLERRDVLCFSGGPEGLWTRPLAPRLGAPWVFGAASEDAAGAPGQPTIARLRADFGLPALPPVEAIFGVIGNPVTHSLSPRLHNGAYRAFELPYLYLPFQTERFGDFWLEVAESSIPAALGMPLRGLSVTAPFKRSALAVSGVASPLCESLRVANTLTLRDGVWEAESTDPEGVLDPLEESGVALADADAAVVGAGGAGRAAAFALARAGARVVIFNRGEERGRRAGEVLGLPFRPLADLRPENFDILVQATSLGRSADDPLVIDPERLRHGAALVDLVYGAEATPLVRAARERGVIAIDGREVLLFQALAQFRAMIGRELPPALGRDFLGLKVIDLRGEGR comes from the coding sequence TTGGGTAGTTCGACGCCATCGGATCGCGCTGTGCTGGTCGCCACTCTGGCGAGTCGCGGCGCGGTGGAGACGCTGCGGCAGGGCGCCGCGTGCGACGCCGATCCCAGCGCCGATGGGCTGGCCGACTTCATCGAAGTGCGCGGCGATCTGGTGGGGGATCTCTCGCCGGCGGATTTGCCCGGCGATCGATTCCTCTACACCCTGCGCAGCCGCACCGAGGGCGGCCGCGGCGAAACGGTGCCGCGGGAACGGCGGGAGCGCCTCGCGGCGGCCCTCGCCGCCGGCTACGAGTTGGTCGACCTCGAAGGCGAGCGCGATCTGACGCCGGAGACGCTGGAGGCGATTCCGGCCGACCGGCGTCTGATCTCCTGGCACGGCCGGGCGCGCGACCTGGCGGATCTGAAACAGCGCTTCGCCGCCCTGGCGGAGACCCCGGCTCGCTTCTACAAGCTGATCCCCGAGGTGAAGCGGCCCGTCCAGGCGCTGTGGTCGCTGCAGCTCCTGGCCTCCCTCGAACGGCGGGACGTCCTCTGCTTCAGCGGCGGCCCGGAGGGCCTGTGGACCCGGCCGCTGGCGCCACGCTTGGGCGCGCCCTGGGTGTTTGGCGCCGCCAGCGAAGACGCGGCCGGCGCACCGGGGCAGCCGACCATCGCCCGCCTGCGGGCGGACTTCGGGCTGCCGGCGCTGCCGCCGGTCGAGGCGATCTTCGGGGTGATCGGCAACCCGGTCACCCACTCGCTCTCCCCGCGGCTGCACAACGGTGCCTACCGCGCCTTCGAATTACCGTACCTTTACCTGCCCTTCCAGACGGAGCGTTTCGGCGACTTCTGGCTGGAGGTGGCGGAGAGCAGCATCCCCGCGGCTCTGGGAATGCCGCTCCGGGGGTTGAGCGTGACGGCGCCCTTCAAGCGCTCGGCGCTGGCCGTCTCCGGCGTCGCCAGCCCGCTGTGCGAATCGCTGCGGGTGGCCAATACGCTGACCCTGCGAGACGGCGTGTGGGAGGCCGAATCGACGGATCCGGAAGGGGTGCTGGATCCTCTGGAGGAGAGCGGGGTGGCCCTTGCCGACGCCGATGCGGCGGTAGTGGGAGCCGGCGGCGCCGGGCGCGCGGCGGCCTTCGCCCTGGCCCGCGCCGGCGCCCGGGTGGTGATCTTCAATCGCGGCGAGGAGCGCGGCCGCCGGGCCGGCGAGGTGCTCGGCCTGCCCTTCCGTCCCCTGGCCGACCTGCGGCCGGAGAACTTCGACATCCTGGTACAGGCGACTTCCCTCGGCCGCTCGGCCGACGATCCGCTGGTGATCGACCCTGAGCGCCTGCGGCACGGCGCCGCGCTGGTGGACCTGGTGTACGGCGCCGAGGCGACGCCGCTGGTGCGGGCGGCTCGCGAGCGCGGGGTGATCGCCATCGACGGGCGCGAAGTGCTGTTGTTTCAGGCGTTGGCCCAGTTCCGGGCGATGATCGGCCGCGAGCTGCCGCCGGCCCTTGGCCGGGACTTCTTGGGGCTCAAAGTGATCGACCTGCGCGGGGAGGGAAGGTGA
- a CDS encoding IS1 family transposase: protein MQDVAGRLSNRVQLTTDGHRPYLEAVEDAFGADVDYAMLQKLYGSDPQAEKRYSPAKCKGATVNVVQGDPEPCHVSTSYVERSNLTMRMSMRRFTRLTNAFSKKVENHAAAIELHFMVYNFMRPHGSLKTETDNKVTPAMAAGIARRPWTLEQVVGLLDPKS from the coding sequence CATGCAGGACGTGGCGGGGCGCCTGTCGAACCGCGTGCAGCTCACCACGGACGGCCACCGGCCCTACCTAGAGGCGGTCGAGGATGCCTTCGGCGCGGATGTGGACTACGCCATGCTCCAGAAGCTCTACGGGAGCGATCCGCAAGCCGAGAAGCGGTACAGCCCGGCGAAGTGCAAGGGCGCTACCGTCAACGTCGTGCAGGGCGATCCGGAGCCCTGCCACGTCTCTACGTCCTACGTGGAGCGGTCCAATCTGACGATGCGGATGAGCATGCGGCGCTTCACGCGGCTGACCAACGCCTTCTCCAAGAAAGTCGAGAACCACGCCGCAGCGATTGAGCTGCACTTCATGGTCTACAACTTCATGCGGCCCCATGGCTCGCTCAAGACCGAGACGGACAACAAGGTCACGCCCGCGATGGCGGCAGGAATCGCCCGCCGGCCCTGGACTCTAGAGCAGGTGGTAGGGCTCCTGGATCCAAAAAGTTGA
- a CDS encoding HisA/HisF-related TIM barrel protein, with product MPPLEPRSAEAAFELLPSIDLRQGRVVRLHQGDDAQRTDYGGNPLAVLDRYAAAGVRTVHVVDLDAAFGETPQRESMAALVKGAREAGLGIQWGGGLRDGRAVEEALAAGCGRVVIGSLVGREPEAFAALARQHPGRLVPALDVGGADDDEVRLDGWRTAADRSLAELCASLSGLPCPGVLVTVISRDGTLAGPALERTRRVAEATGLPAFISGGVSSLGDLAAARAVPGIGGAVVGKALFEGRFTVQQALAVCRGEEVAR from the coding sequence ATGCCGCCCCTTGAACCGAGATCCGCAGAAGCGGCTTTTGAGCTGCTGCCCTCCATCGATCTGCGCCAGGGGCGGGTGGTGCGCCTGCACCAGGGCGACGACGCCCAGCGCACGGACTACGGGGGCAACCCACTGGCGGTGCTCGATCGCTATGCGGCGGCCGGCGTGCGCACCGTCCACGTGGTCGATCTCGACGCCGCCTTCGGCGAGACGCCGCAGCGCGAGTCGATGGCGGCGCTAGTGAAGGGCGCCCGGGAAGCCGGCCTCGGCATTCAGTGGGGTGGCGGCCTGCGCGACGGTCGGGCGGTGGAGGAGGCCCTGGCGGCGGGCTGCGGTCGGGTGGTGATCGGTTCGCTGGTGGGCCGCGAGCCGGAGGCCTTCGCCGCACTGGCGAGGCAGCACCCCGGCCGGCTGGTGCCGGCCCTCGACGTCGGCGGCGCGGACGACGACGAAGTGCGCCTCGACGGCTGGCGCACCGCCGCCGATCGCTCCCTGGCGGAGCTGTGCGCGAGCCTCTCCGGCCTGCCCTGTCCGGGGGTGCTGGTGACGGTGATCTCGCGCGACGGCACCCTCGCCGGCCCGGCCCTGGAGCGCACCCGCCGGGTGGCCGAAGCCACCGGCCTGCCGGCCTTTATCTCCGGCGGGGTGAGTTCCCTTGGCGATCTCGCCGCCGCCCGGGCGGTGCCGGGAATCGGCGGCGCGGTGGTCGGCAAGGCGCTCTTTGAGGGGCGGTTTACGGTGCAACAGGCCCTCGCCGTGTGCCGTGGAGAAGAGGTGGCGCGATGA
- a CDS encoding histidinol-phosphate transaminase, with amino-acid sequence MSGFPDIGATLDAVRPEVRSLSAYHLEIEPCRFKLDQNEMPWDLPRRIKEEIARRLLEQPFAHYPDFHGDALRRDLGAYHDWPWQGVLVGNGSNELLRATLETFAAPGSEVLGTLPTFTLYRPFALASGARLRTVGPAPDLRLPIAELAAEIERDPTRPVVLCSPNNPTGDAVAPEVLAREILDRLEAPLLLDNAYGEFTAHDYRPLLGRYPNLVIFRTFSKAWSLGGLRVGYLLARPELVAELIKLKLPYNLGRCGIEAGRAVLAEPAAMERRVRLLNGRREPWRAMLKRHGIPTLASETNFFLARCGGRAPAIHAGLAARGIRVRDVGGYPGLAGCLRFSVGSGPALRAVDEALTDMKLQETEMR; translated from the coding sequence TTGAGCGGGTTCCCGGACATCGGAGCGACGCTCGATGCGGTGCGTCCGGAGGTGCGCTCCCTCTCCGCCTACCACCTGGAGATCGAGCCTTGCCGCTTCAAGCTCGACCAGAACGAGATGCCCTGGGATCTCCCCCGTCGGATCAAGGAAGAGATCGCCCGGCGGCTGCTGGAGCAGCCTTTCGCCCACTATCCAGATTTCCACGGCGATGCCCTGCGGCGCGACCTCGGGGCGTACCACGACTGGCCGTGGCAAGGGGTGCTGGTGGGCAACGGCTCGAACGAGCTGCTGCGGGCGACCCTCGAAACCTTCGCCGCGCCGGGAAGCGAAGTGCTCGGTACGCTGCCGACCTTCACTCTCTATCGGCCCTTCGCCCTAGCCTCCGGGGCGCGTTTGCGCACGGTGGGGCCGGCTCCGGACCTACGGCTCCCGATCGCTGAGCTGGCGGCGGAGATCGAGCGCGATCCCACCCGGCCGGTGGTGCTGTGTTCACCGAACAATCCCACCGGCGACGCGGTGGCCCCGGAGGTGCTCGCCCGGGAGATCCTCGACCGCCTGGAGGCGCCGCTGCTCTTGGACAATGCCTACGGCGAGTTCACCGCTCACGACTACCGGCCGCTGCTGGGGCGCTACCCCAACCTGGTGATCTTCCGCACCTTTTCGAAGGCCTGGTCCCTGGGGGGGCTGCGGGTGGGCTACCTGCTGGCCCGGCCGGAGCTGGTGGCCGAGCTGATCAAACTCAAGCTGCCCTACAACCTGGGCCGCTGCGGCATCGAGGCGGGCCGGGCGGTGCTCGCCGAGCCGGCAGCGATGGAGCGCCGGGTGCGGCTGCTCAACGGCCGGCGAGAGCCCTGGCGGGCGATGCTGAAGCGCCACGGCATTCCCACCCTGGCGTCCGAAACGAATTTCTTCCTCGCCCGCTGCGGCGGGCGCGCACCGGCGATCCACGCCGGCCTGGCGGCCCGCGGCATCCGGGTGCGGGATGTCGGCGGCTATCCGGGCTTGGCCGGCTGCCTGCGTTTTTCGGTGGGCAGCGGACCGGCCCTGCGGGCGGTGGACGAAGCCTTGACCGACATGAAGCTCCAGGAAACGGAGATGCGATGA
- a CDS encoding imidazoleglycerol-phosphate dehydratase, whose amino-acid sequence MSEREATFERVTGETRIRLTLNLDGGGRRISVPDGFFGHMLDALATHGGFGLDVEAQGDTEIDLHHTVEDVGLALGEAFAVALGDRQGVVRFAHAYAPLDEALSRAVVDLSGRGFFVYSEAQELAGQWVTRDFPLTLVADFFQAFADRGRLTLHLDLLAGRNGHHAAESAFKAASVALRAAVVRRPGEGVPSTKGTLTE is encoded by the coding sequence ATGAGCGAGCGCGAAGCGACCTTCGAGCGGGTGACCGGCGAGACCCGCATCCGCCTGACGCTGAATCTGGACGGCGGCGGCCGGCGGATCTCCGTGCCGGACGGATTCTTCGGCCACATGCTCGACGCCCTGGCCACCCACGGCGGCTTCGGCCTCGACGTCGAGGCGCAGGGCGACACGGAGATCGACCTCCACCACACGGTGGAGGATGTCGGCCTGGCTTTGGGCGAGGCCTTCGCCGTGGCGCTGGGCGACCGCCAGGGAGTGGTGCGCTTCGCCCACGCCTATGCGCCCCTCGACGAGGCGTTGAGCCGGGCGGTGGTGGATCTCTCGGGGCGGGGCTTCTTCGTCTACAGCGAGGCGCAGGAGCTGGCCGGCCAGTGGGTGACGCGGGATTTCCCGCTCACCCTGGTGGCGGATTTCTTCCAGGCCTTCGCCGATCGCGGCCGCCTCACCCTGCACCTCGATCTACTCGCCGGCCGCAACGGCCACCACGCCGCCGAGTCGGCCTTCAAGGCGGCGTCGGTGGCGCTGCGCGCGGCGGTGGTCCGACGGCCCGGCGAGGGGGTGCCGTCCACCAAGGGGACGCTGACCGAATGA
- the hisF gene encoding imidazole glycerol phosphate synthase subunit HisF, with protein MTFTLGATELACRVIPCLDVSAGRVVKGVKFRNLVDRGDPAEAAARYAEQGADEIVFLDIAAAPERRATDLEWVERAAERTFVPLTVGGGVRSVDDARKLLTAGADKVGINSAAVERPDLLTELAERFGSQCVVLSVDARRRENDATWEVVTQGGRRATGLDAVEWMREGVRRGAGELLLTSIDSDGTQDGYDLDLLTAATAAVPVPVIASGGAGHPEHLATALGTGASAVLAASIFHDGRYTVGQVKEVLAAAGHAVRQLPPPEVFP; from the coding sequence ATGACCTTCACACTTGGCGCCACCGAACTGGCTTGCCGGGTGATCCCCTGTCTCGACGTGTCCGCCGGGCGGGTGGTCAAGGGGGTGAAGTTCCGGAATCTAGTGGACCGCGGCGACCCGGCGGAGGCCGCCGCGCGCTACGCCGAGCAGGGAGCTGACGAGATCGTGTTCTTGGACATTGCGGCGGCGCCGGAGCGCCGGGCGACGGACCTCGAATGGGTCGAGCGGGCGGCGGAGCGCACCTTCGTGCCGCTCACCGTCGGCGGTGGCGTGCGCTCGGTCGATGACGCCCGCAAACTGCTCACCGCCGGCGCCGACAAGGTGGGCATCAACAGCGCCGCCGTCGAGCGGCCGGACCTGCTCACGGAACTCGCCGAGCGCTTCGGAAGCCAGTGCGTGGTGCTGTCCGTCGATGCGCGAAGGCGTGAGAACGATGCAACCTGGGAGGTGGTGACGCAAGGCGGTCGCCGGGCCACCGGGCTGGACGCCGTCGAGTGGATGCGCGAAGGAGTACGGCGCGGCGCCGGCGAACTGCTCCTCACCAGCATCGACAGCGACGGTACCCAGGACGGCTACGACCTCGATCTGCTCACCGCCGCCACCGCCGCCGTGCCGGTGCCGGTGATCGCCTCCGGCGGTGCCGGTCACCCGGAACACCTGGCGACGGCCCTGGGAACGGGGGCTTCGGCGGTGCTGGCCGCCTCCATCTTCCACGACGGCCGCTACACCGTGGGGCAGGTGAAAGAAGTGTTGGCGGCGGCCGGTCATGCGGTGCGCCAGTTGCCGCCGCCGGAGGTGTTCCCGTGA
- the hisD gene encoding histidinol dehydrogenase produces MSAKKPLKVVRADSGRGRRALAKLFGRQRQVLDPKVVRGARKLVAAVRDKGDPALLEAVRRLDRVAVKSASELRLPVPVLKEERAGLPAGFAGALERAIGAVEAYHAKQVREAEKRQSIDQRNGVVVESHRRPLRRVGVYVPGGLAAYPSTVVMTVVPARAAGVREIAVTTPPAAFGGNTALRYTLAHLGVEEIWGIGGAQAVAAFAYGTETVPRVDKIVGPGNAWVTAAKREVVGDVGIDGLAGPSEVVVVASDGADPAVIAADLLAQAEHDERAAAVLLTPRRRFARQVADEVSRQLLALSTAATAAKSLAAFGLAAVVENLEEAVALAEDLAPEHLQLVGTEAEALADRFERAGAVFVGAATPEVFGDYVAGPSHVLPTGGSARFASGLGVEDFVRRGHTVRFSAEAASRWAAAAATLADAEGLPAHAAAARKRLAGERS; encoded by the coding sequence GTGAGCGCGAAGAAGCCGCTCAAAGTGGTGCGCGCCGATTCCGGCCGCGGCCGTCGGGCCTTGGCGAAGCTCTTCGGCCGCCAGCGGCAGGTGCTCGACCCCAAGGTGGTGCGCGGCGCCCGCAAGCTGGTGGCGGCGGTGCGCGACAAGGGGGATCCGGCCCTCCTCGAGGCGGTGCGTCGGCTGGATCGAGTCGCGGTGAAGTCGGCCTCCGAATTGCGGCTGCCGGTGCCGGTTTTGAAGGAGGAGAGGGCCGGCCTGCCGGCGGGTTTTGCCGGGGCTCTGGAGCGGGCGATCGGCGCGGTGGAGGCGTACCACGCCAAGCAGGTGCGCGAGGCCGAAAAAAGACAGAGTATCGACCAGCGCAACGGGGTGGTGGTGGAGTCCCATCGGCGTCCCCTGCGGCGGGTGGGGGTGTACGTGCCCGGTGGACTGGCGGCCTACCCCTCGACGGTGGTGATGACGGTGGTGCCGGCGCGCGCCGCCGGGGTGCGGGAGATCGCCGTGACCACTCCTCCGGCCGCCTTCGGCGGCAACACCGCCCTGCGCTACACCCTGGCGCACCTGGGAGTGGAGGAGATCTGGGGCATCGGCGGCGCCCAGGCGGTGGCGGCCTTTGCCTACGGCACCGAGACGGTGCCGCGGGTGGACAAGATCGTCGGCCCCGGCAACGCCTGGGTGACGGCGGCCAAGCGCGAGGTGGTGGGCGATGTGGGCATCGACGGCCTGGCCGGTCCCTCGGAGGTGGTGGTGGTGGCGAGCGACGGAGCCGACCCGGCCGTGATTGCGGCCGATCTGCTGGCCCAAGCGGAGCACGACGAGCGGGCGGCGGCGGTGCTCCTCACCCCCCGCCGCCGTTTCGCCCGGCAGGTGGCGGACGAGGTGAGCCGTCAGCTTCTTGCTCTCTCCACCGCCGCGACGGCGGCCAAGTCCCTGGCGGCCTTCGGCCTGGCGGCGGTGGTGGAGAACCTGGAAGAAGCGGTGGCCCTAGCGGAGGATCTCGCGCCGGAGCACCTGCAGCTCGTAGGAACCGAGGCCGAGGCGCTGGCCGACCGCTTCGAGCGCGCCGGCGCGGTCTTTGTCGGCGCCGCCACGCCGGAAGTGTTCGGCGACTACGTCGCCGGGCCGAGCCACGTGCTGCCCACCGGCGGCAGCGCGCGGTTCGCTTCGGGCCTGGGGGTGGAGGACTTCGTGCGCCGCGGCCATACGGTGCGCTTCTCGGCCGAGGCGGCATCGCGCTGGGCGGCCGCCGCCGCCACCCTCGCCGATGCCGAAGGCCTGCCGGCCCACGCGGCAGCGGCGCGCAAGCGCTTGGCAGGGGAGCGGTCTTGA
- the hisH gene encoding imidazole glycerol phosphate synthase subunit HisH produces MTAVEKKAVVLDVAVGNLGNVIRALRAVGATPAVSRDSAAVAAARCLVLPGVGAFGPPREALRGDLESALRMALERGAWLFGICVGFQILFEAGEEFGETDGLGLLPGRVRRLPDDVPLPHIGWNRLHRTASKGNPLAGLLAGVPDGSSVYYVHSFAPEGGDPADLLAETPHGRLFPAMAGRGRVAGAQFHPEKSGSVGLRILRNFTEMAHAAP; encoded by the coding sequence ATGACCGCCGTCGAAAAAAAAGCCGTCGTGCTCGACGTCGCGGTGGGAAACCTCGGCAACGTGATCCGTGCCCTACGGGCGGTGGGAGCGACGCCGGCGGTCTCCCGGGATTCGGCGGCGGTGGCCGCGGCGCGCTGCCTGGTGCTGCCCGGCGTGGGCGCCTTCGGGCCGCCGCGGGAGGCCTTGCGCGGTGACCTGGAGAGTGCCCTGCGGATGGCCCTGGAGCGAGGCGCCTGGTTGTTCGGCATCTGCGTCGGCTTTCAGATCCTGTTCGAAGCCGGCGAGGAATTTGGCGAAACGGACGGCCTGGGTCTGCTCCCCGGTCGGGTGCGCCGGCTGCCGGACGACGTGCCCTTGCCGCACATCGGCTGGAATCGCCTGCATCGCACGGCCTCGAAGGGAAACCCGCTCGCGGGACTGCTCGCCGGCGTACCGGACGGCTCCAGCGTGTACTACGTCCACAGCTTTGCGCCGGAGGGAGGCGACCCCGCCGATCTCCTGGCGGAAACGCCCCACGGCCGTTTGTTTCCTGCGATGGCCGGCCGGGGTCGGGTGGCCGGCGCGCAGTTCCATCCGGAGAAGAGCGGCTCGGTGGGTCTACGCATCCTGCGCAATTTCACGGAGATGGCCCATGCCGCCCCTTGA
- the hisIE gene encoding bifunctional phosphoribosyl-AMP cyclohydrolase/phosphoribosyl-ATP diphosphatase HisIE, whose translation MTTDTLTLDLDALTFDAAGLIPVIVQEVATGAVRMMAWANGEALERTVATREAWFWSRSRQGLWKKGETSGNTLAVVSLHADCDGDTLLMRVDPNGPTCHRGERSCFDAPGGEAVAAHLELGWLDAVLAGRAAADPAESYTARLLAAGAERIARKVGEEATETVIAALAEAHDSDGDGLAGEAADLLYHLLLLLRSRGVPAERLAAELRRRHIAPPAARPAKPEDLS comes from the coding sequence GTGACCACCGATACTCTGACGCTGGATCTCGACGCCCTCACCTTCGACGCCGCCGGCTTGATTCCGGTGATCGTCCAGGAGGTGGCGACGGGCGCCGTGCGAATGATGGCCTGGGCCAACGGTGAGGCCCTGGAGCGCACCGTGGCTACGCGGGAGGCCTGGTTCTGGAGTCGCTCCCGGCAAGGGCTGTGGAAGAAGGGCGAGACCTCCGGCAACACTCTGGCGGTGGTGTCCCTGCACGCCGATTGCGACGGCGACACTCTGCTGATGCGGGTGGATCCCAACGGCCCGACCTGCCACCGCGGCGAGCGCAGCTGTTTCGATGCCCCCGGCGGCGAGGCGGTGGCGGCACATCTGGAGCTGGGCTGGCTCGACGCGGTGCTCGCCGGCCGGGCCGCGGCCGATCCGGCGGAGAGCTACACCGCCCGGCTGCTGGCGGCCGGAGCGGAGCGCATCGCCCGCAAGGTCGGCGAGGAGGCGACGGAAACGGTGATTGCCGCCCTCGCCGAGGCCCATGACTCAGATGGCGACGGGCTGGCCGGCGAGGCCGCCGATCTGCTCTATCACCTGCTGCTGCTGCTGCGTTCGCGCGGCGTGCCGGCGGAGCGGCTGGCCGCCGAGCTGCGCCGTCGCCACATCGCCCCGCCGGCTGCGCGGCCGGCGAAACCGGAGGACCTGTCGTGA
- a CDS encoding ATP phosphoribosyltransferase regulatory subunit, protein MRISAALPPGVTALLFDAAARRRRIEGRCLERLEEAGFSEVILPILDYLEPYEPILTEATRGELYRFIGRDGDQLAIRSDFTPMLARLLAPRLAALDGPLRLYYRGDVVRYGDIGREREQYHLGAELLGVPGEAGEVEMLRLFLALASEVEAPRVVLGFAGALDELLRRVLKETPEEAERRSVEELLHALRRRERRPLRLAHRSLLEIAEHGVPADPATLGTPAAERLAALAELVEELHGEFPAVSFEIDFAEFAHHTLDADLEDGVRDRTYYDGLVFRVYAAGSGRSCGSGGRYDRLFRGLGAEVPAVGFSFGLDRLAEALP, encoded by the coding sequence GTGAGGATCTCCGCCGCCCTGCCGCCGGGGGTCACGGCGCTGTTGTTCGATGCCGCGGCCCGCCGGCGGCGGATCGAGGGCCGCTGCCTGGAGCGGCTGGAAGAAGCCGGCTTCTCGGAGGTGATCCTGCCGATTCTCGATTACCTGGAGCCCTACGAACCGATCCTGACCGAAGCCACCCGCGGCGAGCTGTACCGGTTCATTGGTCGCGACGGCGACCAGCTCGCCATCCGTTCGGATTTCACTCCCATGCTGGCGCGTCTGCTGGCGCCACGGCTGGCGGCCCTCGATGGACCGCTGCGTCTCTACTACCGTGGCGATGTGGTGCGCTACGGCGACATCGGTCGCGAGCGCGAGCAGTACCACCTGGGGGCGGAACTCCTCGGCGTGCCCGGCGAGGCGGGCGAGGTGGAGATGCTGCGGCTGTTCCTCGCCCTCGCATCGGAAGTGGAAGCGCCGCGGGTGGTGCTCGGCTTTGCCGGCGCCCTGGACGAGCTGCTGCGCCGGGTGCTGAAAGAAACGCCGGAAGAGGCCGAGCGGAGGTCCGTCGAGGAATTGCTCCATGCCCTGCGCCGCCGGGAGCGGCGGCCGCTGCGGTTGGCTCACCGCTCGCTGCTGGAGATCGCCGAACACGGCGTGCCGGCGGATCCGGCGACCCTCGGAACGCCGGCGGCGGAGCGCCTGGCGGCCCTGGCGGAGCTGGTCGAGGAGCTGCACGGAGAGTTTCCGGCGGTGTCCTTCGAGATCGATTTCGCCGAGTTCGCCCACCACACCCTCGATGCGGATCTGGAGGACGGGGTGCGCGACCGGACCTATTACGACGGCCTGGTGTTCCGCGTCTACGCCGCCGGCAGCGGTCGGTCCTGCGGCTCCGGCGGCCGCTACGATCGCCTGTTTCGCGGCCTCGGCGCTGAGGTGCCGGCGGTGGGCTTCTCCTTCGGTCTCGATCGGCTGGCGGAGGCTTTGCCGTGA
- the hisG gene encoding ATP phosphoribosyltransferase, with protein sequence MNRPLIRLALPKGRAQKVVLAALAAGGGAFAGLDPQDRRLRVTLPEEGLELLFLKGWDVPRYVENGVADAGFVGSDVLDEHGCDLLVPLRLKEGRCRISLVGFPGTLPAAGGQVRLATKYPATARRVVAKRPWGAEVLELSGSIELAPILGLADLALDIVETGRTLKDNGLVELEPVAEVRPCLVVNRSSFLAHRFRINDLADRLESAGVAA encoded by the coding sequence GTGAATCGTCCGCTGATTCGGCTGGCGCTGCCCAAGGGGCGGGCGCAGAAGGTGGTGCTGGCGGCGTTGGCGGCCGGCGGCGGCGCCTTTGCGGGGCTCGATCCGCAGGACCGTCGCTTGCGGGTGACGCTGCCGGAGGAGGGTCTCGAGCTGCTTTTCCTCAAAGGGTGGGACGTGCCGCGCTACGTCGAGAACGGCGTCGCCGACGCGGGCTTCGTGGGCAGCGACGTGCTCGACGAGCACGGCTGCGACCTGCTGGTGCCGCTGCGCCTCAAGGAGGGCCGCTGCCGCATCTCGCTGGTGGGCTTCCCGGGCACCCTGCCGGCCGCCGGCGGCCAGGTGCGGTTGGCGACAAAGTACCCGGCGACCGCCCGCCGGGTGGTGGCCAAGCGCCCCTGGGGCGCCGAGGTGCTGGAACTCTCCGGCTCCATCGAGCTGGCGCCGATTCTCGGCCTGGCGGATCTCGCCCTGGACATCGTGGAAACCGGTCGCACCCTCAAAGACAACGGCCTGGTGGAACTCGAACCGGTGGCGGAGGTGAGGCCTTGCCTGGTGGTCAACCGGTCGTCTTTTCTCGCCCACCGGTTTCGCATCAACGATCTGGCGGACCGTCTCGAATCGGCGGGGGTGGCGGCGTGA